A window of Cytobacillus sp. FSL H8-0458 genomic DNA:
AAACCAAAGCCAATGGCCCAAAATACCAATGATGATAAGCCAAAGGTAAAAATCGTTTTACCTGCAATATGCCCCGCATTTTTCATCCTGGTCGAACCGGCTTCGAGCATTACAAAACCCCCAAGCATAAAAATGACTAAAATGGCTCCCAGCATCACCCAAAGACTATTCATTAAAAATATGGCCTCCAATTATAATTCCTCCTTATTTTGAATAATGTAAGGATAAAAACGATATACATGTTACATTTCCTTACATCAATTAAATTTAATCCTTATTTTACTCATTTTTACACCGATGTCAATAAGTTTTTTGAAGATTTATAATTTTTATGTTATAAAACCTTACATAATTAGATTATTTGGATTGGCAATTTTATAGTTGCATCTGCGGTTCTTTAATCGGTTAAGTTAAGAACGAGCATTTAATTGCTCAATTTATCGTCGGGAGTGATGTATCATGGCAAGAAACAAACTTTTGGTACCCGGTGCAGGAGATGTATTGGATCAAATGAAACAGGAAATTGCCAATGAGTTTGGAGTTCAGCTTGGTGCTGATACAACCGCACGAGCAAACGGTTCTGTCGGCGGGGAAATGACAAAGCGCCTTGTCGCAATGGCAGAGCAGCAGCTTAAAAACCAGCAAAATCAGTAAAATTGCTTGCTGGGATACCGGCCCTGCCCTCGGGCCGGTCTTTCTTTCACCTAACAATACACTTACCGATGGAGGCAGACCTATGACCAACAAAAATGACAACCGCGAAAGAAAAAACAAATATCCAAATAATAAAAAGCAGGATGCAGAGTTCTCAAGAGAGGCAAATATCCGAAGCGAAATCACTAGAAAAGATCTGCAAAAATAACAAAACAAAAAAGGCATGTCACGTGACTGCCTTTTTTGGTATTACTATCATCCATAATAATGATTACTGCTCTTTTCTCCAAGCCTGCTGATCCTGCTGGAAGAGGAGGCAAATACGGCCGCCTCACAAATAACTGCAAATAATGCTGTTCCAAAAGCAAGATGGAGAACAGCCCAGGATATTTCAATGTAACTTACAATTGTCAATATACCGATAATGATTTGACCTAAAACCAGCAGGGAGGCAGCCATAAGCCGATTCTGCAATCCAG
This region includes:
- a CDS encoding alpha/beta-type small acid-soluble spore protein translates to MARNKLLVPGAGDVLDQMKQEIANEFGVQLGADTTARANGSVGGEMTKRLVAMAEQQLKNQQNQ